A DNA window from Chrysoperla carnea unplaced genomic scaffold, inChrCarn1.1, whole genome shotgun sequence contains the following coding sequences:
- the LOC123304846 gene encoding mucin-5AC-like, with amino-acid sequence MPTTRSNKHTTSSADAPMVVTTIAVNTTTTTSNTAGLGTIVDATSPSYATPPDIPGAHGITTIAPSVSKANPTLPTTVLAGNVPQSTIGTSPGNVPILNPAPGMVPPASSAQLHQYFGYGLGSVPQYGQALPTYPNNVNHAPTTQLNTTPSHHPVLAPPAPAGPPGQPATTTAVGEEDATPSRVIQFMRSQTRLNASHEHDIHEQTEHNKIPGGNPKARRTTRPGGETSSNTSPPVL; translated from the exons ATGCCGACTACACGGTCCAACAAGCACACGACATCATCAGCAGATGCTCCAATGGTGGTTACAACAATCGCCGTCAACACAACAACGACAACAAGTAACACTGCTGGATTGGGTACCATTGTTGACGCAACTTCACCAAGTTACGCTACTCCGCCAGATATTCCAGGTGCTCATGGTATTACGACAATAGCACCATCAGTGTCGAAAGCCAATCCCACCCTACCCACGACAGTTTTGGCTGGAAATGTACCACAATCAACTATTGGTACGAGTCCTGGAAACGTACCGATATTGAATCCGGCGCCTGGTATGGTTCCACCTGCGTCGTCTGCACAACTGCATCAGTATTTTGGTTATGGGTTGGGGAGTGTTCCACAGTATGGACAAGCTCTTCCAACGTATCCAAATAATGTGAATCATGCGCCAACTACGCAATTGAATACAACTCCATCACATCATCCTGTTCTTGCGCCACCAGCACCTGCAGGTCCGCCTGGTCAACCTGCGACAACAACAGCAGTAGGAGAGGAGGACGCCACACCATCAAGAGTCATCCAGTTTATGCGTTCCCAAACACGACTCAACGCATCACACGAGCATGATATTCACGAG CAAACCGAACATAATAAAATTCCTGGAGGAAATCCAAAAGCTCGCAGAACTACACGTCCTGGAGGAGAAACCTCTTCTAACACATCTCCTCCAGTTTTGtga